DNA from Babylonia areolata isolate BAREFJ2019XMU chromosome 32, ASM4173473v1, whole genome shotgun sequence:
TAGACATAAAACGCCTATGCAAGCTCCTTGGCACCAGACGGCCAGATTTCAAACGAAGcagtcagaaagagagattcCATCGTCCTCTCGTGTCCACCACCATCTGCAAACATCGTCTCCCCTGGCTGGGACAAATATTCAGGCCTCCGGCGACAAGTAATGCACGTCAAAGCCATGAACTGGACACCTGTAGGTTTGATCAAGAGAGGACAGTCCAAGATGAACCGACGGCAAGCAGTGGAAAGAGGCATGAcccttgtcgacagacgatgggatgacaccagcaaacagtggagagacagacctcagacatgtcgacagacgatggggtgacaccagcaaacagtggagagagacctcagacatgtcgacagacgatggggtgacaccagcaaactgtggAGAGAacgacctcagacatgtcgacagatgatggggtgacaccagcaaacagtggagagagagacctcagacatgtcgacagacgatgggtttgacaccagcaaacagtggtgagagagagagacctcagacgtgtcgacagacgatggggtgacaccagcaaacagtggagagagagagacctcagacatgtcgacagacgatgggtttgacaccagcaaacagtggagagagacagacctcagacatgtcgacagacgatgggttgacaccagcaaacagtggagagagagagacctcagacgtgtcgacagacgatggtgtgacaccagcaaacaatggagagagacctcagacatgtcgacagacgatggtgtgacaccagcaaacagtggagagagacctcagacatgtcgacagacgatggggtgacaccagcaaacagtggagagacagacctcagacatgtcgacagacgatggtgtgacaccagcaaacagtgcagagagagagagagacctcaaacatgttgacagacgatggggtgacaccagcaaacagcggagagagagagagagagagagacagagagagacacagagagagacagagagagagaacgacctcagacatgttgacagacgatggggtgacaccagcaaacagtggagagagagagagagagagagagagagagagagagagagagagaacgacctcagacatgttgacagacgatggggtgacaccagcaaacagtggagagagagagagagagagagagagagagagagagagagagagaacgacctcagacatgtcgacagacgatggggtgacaccagcaaacagtggagagagagagagagagagagagagagagagagagagagagagagaatgacctcAGACCTGTcggcagacgatggggtgacaccagcaaacagtggagagagagagagagagagagagagaacgacctcagacatgtcgacagacgatgcgGTGACACCAGGAAACTGGCTGAGAACCGCAGAGAAGGAAGCTCTGTTACTGCCTCATGAATACAGCAATGCGGGAGCATAAAAGTCAgtcactctcaccctcacccctaccctcacccccaccctacgtcactactccccccctctcctccccacacactcaccgGCCCCTCAGTGAGGTCAAAGCCCACTACGTATCCCGTCGGCCCCACCAGTTTGCTGAGGATGAAAACGAGGCTTCCGGAGCCGCAGCCAATGTCAAGGACGCGCTTTCCCGTCAGGTTTTCTGGGATGTTCAGTCCGGACCCCCAGTATCTgaaattcatatgtgtgtgtgtaggggtgtgtgtgtgtgtgtgtgtgtgtgtgtgtgtgtgtgtgtgtgtgtgtgtgtgtgtgtagtgtgtgtgtgtgtgtgtgtgtgtgtgtgtgtgtgtgtgtagtaagtgtgtgtgtatgtatgtgtgtgtgtgtatgtatagtgtgtgtgtttgtgtgtgtgagtagtctgtgtgtgtgtgtgtgtgtgtgtgtgtgtgtgtgtgtgtgcttgtgtgtgtagtaagtgtgtgtacgtgtgtatgtgtgtgtgtgtatttgtgtgcgtgtgtatgtgttcttacccccccccccacagacacacacatacacacacacacacacacacacacacacacacatacacacaacacacactcacacacccccagaccccccaccctccccccccacttcacacacacacacttacacacacacacacacacacacacacacacacacaaacacacacacgcccaccacccccaacatacacacacacacacacgcacacacacacacacacactcacgcccaccacccccaacacacacacacacacacacacacacacacacacacacacacacacacacacacacacacacacacacacacacacacctctttttaaTCTCCTTGCTCAGCTGCTGGAAACATTCCGTCTGCTGCTCTGTCAGCTGCTCGTGGTTACAGCGAGAGGTGATGTCCGTCTCCACGTTCAACTTGTTGAACACCTCTCGGACCTTGTCAAAGATTGGCAGCTCCGCCATGTTGGTAAGCACGGCGTGCAGGTCGGTCACGTGGCTTGACAACTGACGTCACTGAAGAATGTCGGGATAACGTACActagagcattaaaaaaaaaaaatacagcaacaacaacaagcagacatGTGTAAGCAATTGGTATGCATTAAACTAAAGACTGCAACGAAATgtgcatcattaaaaaaaaaataaaaaaaaagaagaagaagcacacacacacacacacacacacacacacacacacacacacacacacacacacacacaaaagcaagaacGTGTAATGTAACTTAGAtgtcaacaacagcgacaactcATTCAGCTGATTAGACCTGCGAACTAAatattaaataataatgataataataatgataataataatagaaaaaaaacagacccCCCTTTCTTGTCCAAAACGAATGAACCGAGAAATGAACtgctttattcttattcttcttctgcgttcgtgggctgcaactcccacgttcactcgtatatacacgagtgggcttttacgcgtatgactgttcttaccccgccatgtaggcagccatactctgttttcggaggtgggcatgctgggtatgttctccataacccaccgaacgctgacatggattacaggatcattaacgttgAGAATTTgatttttctgcttgcgtatgcatacgaaggggggttcaggcactggcaggtctgtgcataattatgttgacctgggagatcggaaaaaatctccactctttactcaccaggcgccgtcaccgagattcgaacccgggaccctcagattgagagggtccaatgctttaaccactcggccattgcgcccccGGTCGAACTGCTTTATAAATCAGGACACAGGGAGTTGAACTGTcattcctctccctctcaccccctcacccccacccctccctcaccacttcAGTCATGTGCAAGCTCGCACCACTGGCAgacactccaaccccccccccccccacccccccccccccccaccccccccctccccccacccccacacacacacacacaataaaaaaaaaaaccaagagaggcaaggccttcaagactcacttgtgataaattaagtcccctagcgttaattacagagtaatttcccttttttactatctgccccaaaacgtttgcaaaataaataaaaatttcatgcttagcaaaagaagttcctgtttgaacaaaaaatgataataatgacttctcttgttgttgtgtcagaataagaggtcaaagtgccaagtttagataatacaaaaaatataaatataacagtaaatgcagtttgcatataattaggcttctttttttatttgtttgtgcccatcccagaggtgcaatattgttttaaacaagatgactggaaagaactgaatttttcctacttttatgccaaatttggtgtcaactgacaaagtatttgcagagaaaatgtcaatgctaaagtttaccacggacacacagacacacagacacacacacacacacacacacacacacacacacacacacacacacacacacacacacacacacacacacacacacacacaaccgaacaccgggttaaaacatagactcactttggttacacaagtgagtcaaaaaaaaaaaacaggtcacGAGATAGCGCCGGGCAGGAAAATTGCACACACGGCATTATTTTACGCTGACACCTGACAAAATTGGGGCCAAGAGTCAGTTGCAttgttcggacggaagagcctagtatggtcgtaacccgcttacTAACTAgttgtgtgcagtatggaaccgaccaatggcgtagtttcggtcaacgtaggcatttaagtCACGTACCTGTagctgtcaacaacaaaaaaagttagaACTAAGCAATGCAATTGTCTCCTGTTGCAGGGTAGGAAAAGTCGGTTTTAGTTTTTCACAGTGTGTAGTTTTATATAAAGTCCTCTCATCTATTGAAATATCCCAAAAGAAAGAAGTTAAAACGTATTTGAGATGAACAATTTacacacggggggtgggggtggggggctgggggggggggggcggagagagtgagagggtgagagacatagacagcgTGTGAGACAGACCGAttaacagaccgacagatagacagacagaaggaataaCTGGCACAAGCTGAAAAGTGCTGAAACGtgcaaagtatcagtatcagtatcagtagctcaaggaggcgtcactgcgttcggacaaatccatatacgctacaccacatctgccaagcagatgcctgaccagcagcgtaacccaacgcgcttagtcaggccttgaaaaaaaacaaaaacaagggtgaataaataatagataaatacataaaaagtcaACTATAAGAAggcaactataagcgtacatacataaaaaaaagtagtaacaataataagaataataatgataataaaataaataaataaataagacaacaatgatgatgaataagcaaataaaattaTGATGAATGATAATATTGAATAATTCTTATAAagcgcacccccccaccccccacccccccccacacacacacacacacacacacacacacacacacacacacacacacacgcacacgcacacgcacacacacacacacacatttcttcatacaacaacaatagcatgacactgacacacacgcgtgcgcacgcacacacacacacacacacacacacacacacgaacacacacacacacgaacacacacgaacacacacacacacgaacacacacactaactcactaaAAACAGAACGACAGTACTTACATATCGCCCAGATGTCAGCGGCACCAGTGGGAGTGCTGATaacctgtgtatgtgtttgacgcTCCAGTACATCCAGCAGAGAATTCGTCCACACTGTCTCGTTCAAAGGGCAGCGTTGTTGCGGCATTTATATTGTCGCCCctggcatggattgtcgcccctggcATGGATTTGTCGCCCCTGGCATGGATTTGTCGCCCACCAGCGACAAAGCGTGCAGCCCTAACTCAATATAATATTGTCGCCTGTctgcgctgttgctgttgtgaggtgtggggtgaggagtTGTGACGTGAGTGAGTCGGTGAAAGGCCGTGCCCTCgggcactcacgcgcgcgcgcgagcacacacgcacacacacacacacacaacacacacacacatgcgcatgaacacagacacacaatgcgcacgaacgcgcgtgcacacacacacacacacacacacatttattcatatAGCAACAATAGCacgacactcactctctctctctcactctctctctctctctctctctctctctctgagacaacaacaacaacaacaacaacaacacacacacacacacacacacacacacacacacacacacacacacacacacaaactgcgcacaaacgcgcgcgctcacacacacacacacacacacaacacacacacacacacacacacacacacacacacacacacacacatctgtaggcacaaacatgcaaacatgcacgcacactcacacacatacacatgcacgccaAACACACTGGCACCGACatatcaaccaccaccccctcctccccatctctcccaccacacaccccatcttacaCAAAAAaatactctcaaacacacaaacgaaatacacatgcatgcgtaccctgacacaaacaagcacataacttatttcatacgcgtgtgcacacacgaacacacgcacaacaacaacaacaacaacaacaacagcaactttgCACAGGGGCCACATAATACTTTCAGTGAGGGCTACACGTATCGTAGCCAgcgacaatccatacaggggGCGACAGTACAtgccgcaacaacaacagcaccagtacagaggggcgacaataaatACGTTCAGTGAGAGCTACACGTATCGTCGCTggcgacaatccatacaggggGCGACAGTACAtgccgcaacaacaacagcacccttacagaggggcgacaataaatACGTTCAGTGAGAGCTACACGTATCGTCGCTggcgacaatccatacaggggACGACAGTACatgccccaacaacaacagcacccttacagaggggcgacaataaatACGTTCAGTGAGAGCTACACGTATCGTCGCTggcgacaatccatacaggggGCGACAGTACAtgccgcaacaacaacagcacccttacagaggggcgacaataaatACTTTCAGTGAGGGCTACACGTATCGTAGCCAGCGACAATCTATACAGGGGGCGACAGTACAtgccgcaacaacaacagcagcagtacagaggggcgacaataaatACGTGCAGTGAGGGCTACACGTATCGTAGCCAgcgacaatccatacaggggGCGACAGTACatgccccaacaacaacagcaccagtacagaggggcgacaataaatACGTTCAGTGAGAGCTACCACGTATCATCGCTGGCGACAATCCATACAAGGGGCGACAGTACACCAgtacagaggggcgacaataaatACTTTCAGTGAGAGCTACACGTATCGTCGCTggcgacaatccatacaggggGCGACAGTACAtgccgcaacaacaacagcaccagtacagaggggcgacaataaatACGTGCAGTGAGAGCTACCACGTATCGTAGCCAgcgacaatccatacaggggGCGACAGTACatgccccaacaacaacagcaccagtacagaggggcgacaataaatACGTTCAGTGAGAGCTACCACGTATCATCGCTggcgacaatccatacaggggACGACAGTACatgccccaacaacaacagcacccgtacagaggggcgacaataaatACGTGCAGTGAGAGCTACCACGTATCGTAGCCAgcgacaatccatacaggggACGACAGTACatgccccaacaacaacagcacccttacagaggggcgacaataaatACTTTCAGTGAGGGCTACACGTATCGTCGCTggcgacaatccatacaggggGCGACAGTACAtgccgcaacaacaacagcacccttacagaggggcgacaataaatACGTTCAGTGAAGGCTACACGTATCGTCGCTggcgacaatccatacaggggACGACAGTACatgccccaacaacaacagcacccttacagaggggcgacaataaatACGTGCAGTGAGGGCTACACGTATCGTCGCTGGCGACAGTCCATACAGGGGGCGACAGTACCTGTACAGAGAGGCGACAATAAATACGTTCAGTGAGAGCTACACGTATCGTCGCTggcgacaatccatacaggggGCGACAGTACAtgccgcaacaacaacagcacccttacagaggggcgacaataaatACTTTCAGTGAGGGCTACACGTATCGTCGCTggcgacaatccatacaggggGCGACAGTACAtgccgcaacaacaacagcaccagtacagaggggcgacaataaatACGTTCAGTGAGAGCTACACGTATCGTCGCTggcgacaatccatacaggggACGACAGTACatgccccaacaacaacagcacccttacagaggggcgacaataaatACGTTCAGTGAGAGCTACACGTATCGTCGCTggcgacaatccatacaggggGCGACAGTACATGccgcaacatcaacagcagccttacagaggggcgacaataaatACGTGCAGTGAGGGCTACACGTATCGTCGCTggcgacaatccatacaggggGCGACAGTACAtgccgcaacaacaacagcagcagttcagaggggcgacaataaatACGTGCAGTGAGGGCTACACGTATCGTCGCTggcgacaatccatacaggggACGACAGTACAtgccgcaacaacaacagcacccttacagaggggcgacaataaatACTTTCAGTGAGAGCTACACGTATCGTCGCTggcgacaatccatacaggggGCGACAGTACATGCCGCAACAACGACAGCACCCttacagaggggcgacaataaatACTTTCAGTGAGAGCTACACGTATCGTCGCTggcgacaatccatacaggggGCGACAGTACATGCCGCAACAACGACAGCACCCttacagaggggcgacaataaatACGTTCAGTGAGGGCTACCACGTATCGTCGCTggcgacaatccatacaggggACGACAGTACAtgccgcaacaacaacacagcaccagtacagagtgatggcctagaggtaacgcgtccgtctaggaagcgagagagtctgagtgcgctggttcgaatcacggttcagccgccgatattttctccccctccacaagaccttgagtggtggtctggacgctagtcattgggatgagacgataaaccgaggtcccgtgtgcagcatgcatttagcgcacgtaaaagaacccacggaaacaaaagggttgttcctggcaaaattctgtataaaaatccacttcggataggaaaaacaaataaaactacacacaggtaaaaaaaaaaaaaaaaaaaaaaaagggtggcgctgtagtgtagcgacgcgctctccctggggagagcagcccgaatttcacacagagaaatctgttgtgataaaaagaaatacaaatacgtgcAGTGAGGGTTGCACGCATCGTCGCCGGCGACATTCCATGCAGGGGCAACAACAAGCGTTTCGCGTGCAGTGACGACTTCTGTGCGTGTCCAATTGGATTCGTCTGTGCTTTGAGCTGAAGCTTCGACTGTGGGACCTTTGAGCTTTGACCTTTTCTTTTACCTACCATTCTCCCAGGTCAGCTTACTTATGTGCATAATGGACTTGCGAATAGCTTAAAGCTGAAAGAGCCTCctgctgtgttgtatttctcttttttctcttttttttttttttttttatcacaacagatttctctgtgtgaaattcgggctgctctccccactgagagcgcgtcgctacactacagcgccacccgtttttattttgtattttttttcctgcgtgcagttttatttgtttttcctatccgaagtggatttttctacagaattttgccaggaataacccttttgttgccgtgggttcttttacatgcgctacgtTCGTgctggcacacgggacctcggtttattgtctcatccgaatgactagcatccagaccaccactcaaggtttagtggatggggagaaaatatcggcgggctgagctgtgattcgaaccagcgcgctcagattctttcgcttcctaggcggacgtgttacctctaggccatcactccgctttaTACTGCAGTTAGTTAACTGCGCCAGCAAGTCTCCTGAATTCGTGAAGGCAGTGAGATGACAGGCTGGGTATCAGGATAAATAGGAacgtgtttaactctttccatacgaacggcgaaagagacgacgttaacagcgtttcatcccaattaccatcaccaaaatattgcaagcggaaggctcttatactgaagacgtgaatgttgacaaagaataccacaattctgacgacggaacggaagctaaaggttgggtcattcagacacccactgaacatccgaggggtctgtgtagaggagaagagaggactggccgtactgagtgagttaactccatTTGTAGTTGGTGCATGacatgacagatagagagagagagagagagagagagagagagagagagagagagagagagagagaaacgtgaaagTGAAACGTgaaagtcatttattgtccacatcgcaatacagccctcaggacaagggggatatcatattaagcattttgttgcacctcttgaatggttctaaatcgcaccccacacacacacacacacacacacacacacacacacacgcaaaatacatatttaataatgcacgcactcacatgcgcagatacatacatgaaacgtgcggttaaatgtggatcatcattggattagttgtcattttgttccattatctcTTTTCTCACAAGCATTGTTTTTGCTATGAATCTagctagagctttcaaagagttttcattatcattcgaaATAATACTCACAACATGATTCTGACTCGGATTACCAAATaaagaatttatcatactacagtttttgttgtgtgtgtgtgtgtgtgtgtgtgtgtgagagagagagagagagagaatgcgaatgcgaatacgaatacgaatacttTATTTATCACagaccatagcccctcatgaaggggtgtacataaaaCATA
Protein-coding regions in this window:
- the LOC143276392 gene encoding arsenite methyltransferase-like — translated: MAELPIFDKVREVFNKLNVETDITSRCNHEQLTEQQTECFQQLSKEIKKRYWGSGLNIPENLTGKRVLDIGCGSGSLVFILSKLVGPTGYVVGFDLTEGPIKTAQEQSDYHCKLWGYDKPNFEFRVLNAENLDEAGFSPGEFDIIV